DNA from Bradyrhizobium diazoefficiens USDA 110:
CCGGCATGACCGACTACGTGGCGATTCCCTTGTCCGGTCTGGACACCCGTAATGTGATCACCATCGCGACGAAAGCGCGCGGCGGCTTCGCCGAGGCGGAGATAGATTCCTTGACCCGCCTCTTCAAGCTATTCGCGTTGCATGTGCAACGGCACAGCGAGTTGAAGATCTCCGAAAATGCGCTGGGCGCCTACCTTGGTTACGGCGCCGCCGCGAAGGTTCTCGAAGGTGCAATCAAGCGCGGCGCGGGAGACTCGATCCGCGCCGTGATTTGGATCTCGGATCTCAGAAATTTCACGAAGATGTCGGACGTTCTGGCCCCGGCCGACATGCTGGTGCTGCTCAACGCCTATTTCGAAGCGATGGCGAGCGCCGTGGCCGCTCACGGCGGCGAAATTCTCAAGTTCATCGGCGACGGCATGCTCGCGGTCTTTCCGGAGACGGTTGGCGTTGCCGAAGCGTCGCGCGCGGCCGTCTCGGCGGCAAGGGAGGCGATTGCCAGACTCGAAGCCTCCAATCGGGCCATCCGTGTCGCGTCCGACGCCGAAGACCACGCCTCGCTGCGGGCGGGCATCGTCCTTCACGAAGGTGAGGTCTTTTTCGGCAACATAGGCGCCCCGGATCGCTTGGACTTCACGGTCATCGGCGCGGCCGTCAACGAGGCCTGCCGCGTGGAAGCGCTGACCAAGACGATAGGCAGAGACCTCCTCCTGACGGAAGCCGTTGCCCGGCATCTCTCTCATGATGTCGAGCATCTCGGTGAGCACCAGTTGCGGGGCGTTTCCGCCCGAATGTCTGTGTACGGAATGGCGGGATGAGGACTTGACCCGCCCGGCGGCCAGCTTCTCTTCCACCTCGTCAGCCGGCTCTATGAGCGCGCCTCCGTCATCGTGACCACCAATCTCGCCTTCGGCGAATGGCCGAGCGTGTTCGGCGACGCCAAAATGACCACGAGCCGACAGGTGATGGACGACGTCTCCACCGACCCGCTCGTCCAGGCTCCCCGATCAATAGGCAGGGGTCGGCCTATTTATTGTCCTTTGGCGGCGGAGGTTTTACCCCGCTGCCGGTGGTCGGCGGCGCGGGGCGGTTTCCACCCGGTCCTTGATATCCACCTTGAACCTTATGGCCTGTAGCGGGCTGATGACCGCGGTTCTCGGGTTTGTAGCCCTCTTGCAAATTTTGCGGGCCACCCGGCTTCTTGTTATTTGACATCAATTTGCTCCTTTGAAGGGTGCCAGATTTCGACGAATTTGATTTCTCGGCCGGGGATCAGGATCCCCACTCGTTCCGGGCGTTCTTTCCACCCCTGTTCGGCCTCCCAATCCCATTCTTCCTCGAGATAGAGATCGCGCTCACCGCCATCAGACGATGAAAAAGAATTCGTGCCGTAATAGCCCGCGACCGTTCGTTCGTCTGTCAGGGTTACCATGACGAAGCAGCCGCTTTTCAGGTTCGAAAAGCACCAATCCCAAGCCGTCGGGACCACATGAACCAGCGAGAGGTCGAACCGAGCAGCAATTCTCGCGAAGTAATGCCTTTGTGCTGCTACGCCGAGAGCAATGCCGAAAACCGCCGGGCCGACGATCGTTAGTGCAATCCAAGCGGCGTCTCGATAGAGGCGGTAGTGAATCGTATCTATCAGCGGATGGATAAGAACGATGAACACGGAATAGTAGATCGTCGACAAAACAACGATCTCGAAAATATTGTCCTTGGCAGAGGGAATTCGACCGGTCAGAAATTGTGCGCGAACGTAAGTTGCTATGATGCCTGGGACGACGAACGCAAAGAACAGCTGTAAACTGAAGACGTCTTTCAAATCACCCACGGGATTTCTTCGCTGCTATTCGTTGAGGTCAGTATCGTGGCGACTCGGTCGTCGCACCCGCGAAAATAATGACGATCGGGTCATATCGAATTTAGGTTGTCAAGACCGCGGCCGCTTTTCCCAAACGAGTCCAACAGCCCTCCGATCATCGGCATAGGGACGCTGCAAGGCCTCCTGCATGGTCTCCGGCTGACCGACGATGACGACCTGCTGGCGAGCGCGCGTGACCGCAGTGTAGAGCCAGGACGGATCGAGCAACCGGCTCGGCGGCAGGGCGACGATGACGTGGTCCGCTTCCGAGCCCTGGGCACGATGGCATGTGAGGGCGTAGCCGAGCGATAAGTCGACCAGGTCCTCGGCGGGGAAGACGTGCTCGTCTCCGTCGAAGATGGCTGTGATCTGCTGTTCCGTCCGGTCGATCCGCTGCACGGTACCCATGGAGCCGTTGAACAGGCCTCGCTTGTAGCAATTGCGCCGATGGACGATTGGCTCACCAGGCGAGAACAGGTCGCCCAGCGGCCCCCGAAGCTCCTGCAGGTCTTTCCTGCGCAGATATTCGTCGTGCAGGCGACGGTTGAGGCCGGCGACACCGCACGGGCCATCGTTGATCGGTGTGACGATCATGACGTCACGACCGTCACGCAGTTCATCCCAGATCGAGACAACCTTCTCGGCGATCTCGTCGCGTCCCGACGCGCAGGCAAGCATGACGCCGGCATGAGGTCCGACATAAGCGCTGAGCCGAGGCATCTCACGCCGTCTGATCTGAGCTGCGATACCCGGAATGGACGTGGTCACGGCCTGGCGGTGCACCGTGGTGAGCGTGGAGGTAACGGCAGGATCCTCGACGAACCGGTGAAACAACAGCCCGAATCCAACGGGAGGAAGTTGCCGTTCATCGCCGACGAGCAGGAGCCGGGCGCCTTGCGGCATCCGGCGGAGCAGTCCGTACAGCGACGGCAGGTCCACCATCGAGGCTTCATCGAGGATGACCAGCGTGTCGGGAGTCAACTGCGCCAGCTCGCGCAGCTTGGTCTCCAGCTCCGCCCGCTCGGTCTGATCAAGTTCGCTGGCGAGCTGACTCTCGACCGCCTCTCGCTCATCCAACTCGCGGAGCGTCCGGAAGATGGTGCGTGCGAGCCGCCCGGTCGACCGGGACAGCCGCAGGGCAGCCTTGCCGGCCAAAGCCGCCAGCAGCAACTGGCCGCCGGCCCGCTCCCAGAGGTCGCAGATCGTCCGGGTGACGAAGGTCTTGCCGGTGCCGGCACCGCCACGGAGGCACGAGAAACCGGCATACAGGCTCCTACGGACGGCCTCGGCCTGATCCTGACTCAGGACAGCTCCTTGGTCTCCGAAGTTACCCAGGAGGCGATTTAGGCGGTTTGGCGGACCCTGCGTCGCCATGGTGCGGAGCCGCCCGACCACGGCATCCTCCATCAGGGCGCATCCCGGCGCCCGGAGGAGCCCGGAAGGCGAGGCGATGACCGCCTTCCGCTCGATCGCAAGCTCGAGTGCGCGGTCCAACGCTCGGGAAGAGAGTGACCCGCCGAGCTTGCCGGCGAGCCGCTCGCGGAAATCGTCCCGCGCGATCGCGGTCGAACCGGAACCGACCAGGTCCTTCACTACGGCATCCGCAGCGCCCACGAGACGATGAGGATGGTTTACGGGATCGGCTTCACCTGTCTCGTTCAGGAGCCGCAGGCCGAGGCCATCGACGCGCTTCCAATTGAGCAGCGGGACGAGGCAATAGGGGTTTGCCTGCAGCGCGCGCGGAGCGGCGGCGCCGAGCAGCGTGTGCACACGGCGGGCTAGTGCCAACTCGGTCACGCCCACGGCCGCGAGCCATTCGACCAGCCTGGCTTCGCCGGCCATGGCTTTCCAGGCGGAAACGAGCGCGGCGGCGAGCCGCGGGCCCAGTATAGGGCGGCCCGGGTCCATCACCGCCGCGAGGGCCGCGACGTCGCCGGTGTCGAGTGCTTCGGGCAGGCGGTCCTCGAAATGCTGCCACAGCCTGCGGGCGCGCGCCGGCCCGATGCCGGCGACGCAGCTCGCGAGATAGTCGACCATCAGCTTGCCGCTGGGCAGGGCGCGCACCGCGCGGCTGGCTGAGATCTGCGGTCCCCACTGGGTGTCGGAGAGGTCGCCTTCCACGGACCAGAGCTCACCGACCGAGGGCATGCCCAGCATGGCCGCGTTTGCGGCCTTCACCCGGACGGAAGAACCGTCGGCCAGGCGGCCGGCGAAGATCGTGCCGAAGTCACGCCGCGAGACGATGCTGTCGATCACGATGTCGGTCATGCTGGGGCTCTGAACACGAGGCCCGTCTCCTCGATTAGCTCGAGGCGAGCCTTCAGCCGCGCGTTCTCGTCGCGCAGTGAGACGACCAGAGCCTCGCGCTCGGCGAGCGCCTTGCGCAGCTCAGAGATCGTATCCGCATCCCGGCCGAGCCGCTTGCGGACGCCGGCGTCGGCAACGTCGTCAAGCAGGCGTGAGCCGATCGGCTTCACGCCTTGCACGTGGGCGAGGGCGTTCACGGGACCTGCGAGCTCTGGCTTACGGAAAAAGTGCTGCTCGAGAGTCTCGCGGAGACCGAGATCACGTACGAGCTGGCGCACATTGACCTTGCCTTCCGGCGTGAGGGGCAGGGTGGGTGCACGATCAGCCTTAGGCTGCGCGGACCAGGCGAGCTCAAGCCGCTCGAGGTGGGGCTCGAGCTTTTCGAGGATCGACGGCACCACCGAGCGGGGATTCACTTCCGCTGCTCCGGTTTCAAGGAAACGACTGTCTTGCCGGCGAGCTGTTTCAGAAGCTCGGTGTTTCTCTTCTCCAACTCGCCGATTTTACGGGTGGCATCCGCCAGCTCGGCCATGACGCGGGTGAGCTGAAGCTCGGCTTCGTGATAGTTCTGCCTGATCTCGTCGATCTGCTTGTTCGCCACCTTGACGCGCGAGTTGACCTCGCGCCGGACGGAGGGCGCGCCGGAGGCGATCTGACCTTTGACGCGTTTGATCCAGGCATTCACCTCGTACTTGAGCGCCTCGATCTTCGGCGTTTTCTTCTGGAGATAGGCCGGGCTCTT
Protein-coding regions in this window:
- a CDS encoding AAA family ATPase, translated to MTDIVIDSIVSRRDFGTIFAGRLADGSSVRVKAANAAMLGMPSVGELWSVEGDLSDTQWGPQISASRAVRALPSGKLMVDYLASCVAGIGPARARRLWQHFEDRLPEALDTGDVAALAAVMDPGRPILGPRLAAALVSAWKAMAGEARLVEWLAAVGVTELALARRVHTLLGAAAPRALQANPYCLVPLLNWKRVDGLGLRLLNETGEADPVNHPHRLVGAADAVVKDLVGSGSTAIARDDFRERLAGKLGGSLSSRALDRALELAIERKAVIASPSGLLRAPGCALMEDAVVGRLRTMATQGPPNRLNRLLGNFGDQGAVLSQDQAEAVRRSLYAGFSCLRGGAGTGKTFVTRTICDLWERAGGQLLLAALAGKAALRLSRSTGRLARTIFRTLRELDEREAVESQLASELDQTERAELETKLRELAQLTPDTLVILDEASMVDLPSLYGLLRRMPQGARLLLVGDERQLPPVGFGLLFHRFVEDPAVTSTLTTVHRQAVTTSIPGIAAQIRRREMPRLSAYVGPHAGVMLACASGRDEIAEKVVSIWDELRDGRDVMIVTPINDGPCGVAGLNRRLHDEYLRRKDLQELRGPLGDLFSPGEPIVHRRNCYKRGLFNGSMGTVQRIDRTEQQITAIFDGDEHVFPAEDLVDLSLGYALTCHRAQGSEADHVIVALPPSRLLDPSWLYTAVTRARQQVVIVGQPETMQEALQRPYADDRRAVGLVWEKRPRS
- a CDS encoding DUF6338 family protein produces the protein MGDLKDVFSLQLFFAFVVPGIIATYVRAQFLTGRIPSAKDNIFEIVVLSTIYYSVFIVLIHPLIDTIHYRLYRDAAWIALTIVGPAVFGIALGVAAQRHYFARIAARFDLSLVHVVPTAWDWCFSNLKSGCFVMVTLTDERTVAGYYGTNSFSSSDGGERDLYLEEEWDWEAEQGWKERPERVGILIPGREIKFVEIWHPSKEQIDVK
- a CDS encoding adenylate/guanylate cyclase domain-containing protein, with amino-acid sequence MGSETSDPSPRSYPPSVSFVRRAGPVAVAPGIADTFAQIEQWLLEEASAERQMIDLLVKLIRQMKAAGSSVDRLTLHIGTLHPQLVGFAWVWNADDGFCDEVRVADAAVDSDAYRLNPLQRIVETAESIRREPTEPSSQAEFPIMIELAAAGMTDYVAIPLSGLDTRNVITIATKARGGFAEAEIDSLTRLFKLFALHVQRHSELKISENALGAYLGYGAAAKVLEGAIKRGAGDSIRAVIWISDLRNFTKMSDVLAPADMLVLLNAYFEAMASAVAAHGGEILKFIGDGMLAVFPETVGVAEASRAAVSAAREAIARLEASNRAIRVASDAEDHASLRAGIVLHEGEVFFGNIGAPDRLDFTVIGAAVNEACRVEALTKTIGRDLLLTEAVARHLSHDVEHLGEHQLRGVSARMSVYGMAG